The Candidatus Bathyarchaeota archaeon genome has a segment encoding these proteins:
- a CDS encoding ABC transporter permease, with the protein MRKILLVIERDLKTFLNHKILLLMRALWFIAQILLFGLIASRMVVVPNYFEYYAAGVTIIILYSTAVYIGYDIYEEAEHGIVEYLLSLPVSRKELAIGRSIGGGLRSFIYVAPLMGIVLALLGVSNPLHLFVSIFSLFLFSFGVAGMSMTLAMGIKSADKFDILMGVLDALIVRLSTVMYPQIFIQQTNPFYAGIANFNPLTFASDLFRWGAGLEQYITFSPLVSIMAIILFFSTFTFIGVVFYERKLEGGGWE; encoded by the coding sequence ATGAGGAAAATTCTACTAGTGATTGAAAGGGACTTGAAAACTTTCCTAAATCATAAAATTTTGCTGTTAATGAGAGCTTTGTGGTTTATAGCTCAAATTCTACTTTTCGGCCTTATAGCCTCACGGATGGTGGTGGTTCCCAACTATTTTGAATATTATGCTGCAGGCGTTACAATAATAATCCTTTACTCAACTGCAGTTTATATTGGCTACGATATTTATGAAGAGGCTGAGCATGGCATAGTGGAATATCTGCTGAGCTTGCCCGTTTCAAGGAAGGAGTTGGCTATTGGAAGGTCAATTGGAGGAGGACTAAGAAGTTTCATTTATGTAGCCCCATTAATGGGGATAGTTCTAGCCTTATTGGGTGTTAGTAATCCTCTTCATCTGTTTGTATCCATCTTTTCTCTTTTTCTCTTTTCGTTTGGGGTAGCTGGGATGAGCATGACCTTAGCTATGGGGATTAAGTCGGCGGACAAATTTGACATTTTAATGGGAGTTTTAGACGCTTTAATTGTACGTTTAAGCACAGTAATGTACCCTCAAATTTTCATACAGCAAACAAACCCATTTTATGCAGGTATAGCAAACTTTAATCCATTAACTTTCGCTTCCGACTTATTCAGGTGGGGAGCAGGCCTAGAGCAATACATAACGTTTAGCCCGCTGGTTTCAATTATGGCTATAATCCTCTTCTTTTCAACTTTCA
- a CDS encoding ATP-binding cassette domain-containing protein: MASIIRTINLTKRFGNLVAVDHLNLSIEEGEIFGLLGPNGAGKTTTLLMLTTVIKPSDGTAIIGGYDIRSEPDKARSLIGIAFQDPKLLWVDTILDVLNWHAKVCGLSRSERKRRVEWALKELELWHVRRKKIHGLSGGMRKRIEVAKVLIQRPKIAIIDEPTAQIDVVGKYRIWNMIRALRDEGSTIILATNELYEADELADRIGIMHKGKLVVCDKPERLKDSIPGGDVVEVRTEKEVSETVLKKLKSFNEVAEAVVIKPNHLRVHLNKAEKIIPKIMEVFFEERIMVSSVNMTEPSLDDVFLHYTGLTIEEAEKLSPIR; this comes from the coding sequence GTGGCTTCCATAATTAGAACCATTAACTTAACTAAAAGATTCGGTAATCTAGTGGCAGTTGACCACTTGAATTTATCGATAGAGGAAGGTGAAATCTTCGGGTTACTTGGCCCCAACGGCGCGGGAAAGACAACCACTCTTTTGATGTTAACTACAGTCATTAAGCCTTCAGATGGAACGGCCATAATTGGAGGATACGACATTAGGTCGGAACCTGACAAGGCGAGGAGTTTAATTGGAATAGCCTTTCAGGATCCCAAGCTCCTCTGGGTTGACACAATTTTAGATGTTTTGAATTGGCATGCTAAGGTATGTGGGCTTTCTCGTTCTGAAAGAAAGCGTAGGGTTGAGTGGGCTCTGAAGGAACTTGAACTTTGGCACGTTCGTCGGAAGAAGATTCATGGTCTTTCTGGGGGTATGCGAAAGAGAATAGAAGTTGCTAAGGTTTTAATTCAAAGGCCTAAAATCGCCATTATCGACGAACCTACTGCGCAGATAGATGTTGTTGGAAAGTATAGAATTTGGAATATGATTAGGGCTTTACGAGACGAAGGTTCAACCATAATTTTGGCTACAAATGAGCTTTACGAAGCAGATGAACTTGCAGACAGAATAGGCATAATGCATAAAGGAAAGCTTGTTGTGTGTGATAAACCGGAAAGGCTCAAGGATAGTATTCCAGGCGGAGACGTAGTTGAAGTTCGCACTGAAAAAGAAGTTTCGGAGACTGTCCTCAAAAAACTCAAAAGTTTTAACGAAGTCGCCGAAGCAGTAGTTATTAAACCCAACCATTTAAGAGTTCACTTGAATAAGGCTGAGAAGATCATTCCAAAAATAATGGAAGTTTTCTTCGAAGAAAGAATTATGGTTTCATCAGTTAATATGACTGAACCGTCCCTTGATGACGTTTTTCTGCATTATACTGGCCTAACAATTGAAGAGGCAGAGAAACTCTCGCCGATTAGGTGA